One Nicotiana tomentosiformis chromosome 1, ASM39032v3, whole genome shotgun sequence genomic window, CAAGTAGATGAGAGTCACTGTTAACACCCTGAGTAAATCTAGGATTGTGTGATCTGTGTGTGCCCTATTTTTTCTTCTTAATTCTTATATTTAGAATTGCTTTTATTGGATTGAGACGGACTTAAATAGAACGATATTGACAATGAAATTCATATAGCTGCTTCAACTTAATTGAGGCGTATTACTCGTTTGTATTAAGAATTGATCTAGGAAGTTTCCCATGTCTTTAACAGGTTAGGCAGGATTTAGTAGTGGCCATCATTTGAGTCGCTATCACGAAAAGAACAAATGAATTGCTTGACTTGCAATCTCACTTCAGTTGGTAAAGTGGTGTAGGACTTTTTCAATGCCACTGGGGATTTTCAACCATAGGCTGGTTACACCAAACGACTGGGCTAATTATCCGTCCAACAGCATACTAAAGTACTAGAAATAAAGAATCAAAAATGTATTCTGCTTCTTTTCCCTGTTCATTTAGTATCATCACTTTTCTTTCAACGATTGAGAATATTGTTTTGGGTGGTGTCACCTCATTGACCTCCAACGACTCATAACGTATGAAATCCGGCCAATGTAAATTACATCCAATATTGCAGTCTGAGTCCAAGAGTGGCTACCATATTTCTTGTTGTTTTGGGATGGGAGCGCATGAGGCGAATTTAGAAGTTTTAAGTCATCGTGCATAATTTATACTATAATATTCTAAAAACAAAAGTTACAATTTGCCTTAGGTAAAGCAAAGTCTTTAAACACAAGTTCAAGGCGGCTATGAAGGAACTAACACCTAGGATATGGTGATTTTGTCACATAGACTCATTGTGCCTTGAAATATCCATCTCTTATGTCTCCAAGAGCAAGAATGCCACCTTCACCAGTAAGGCTTTTTCTTTAACAATTTTTCAAGTTTATGATAAAAACTTAAATTGTTTTGACCGCATAACTATGAATTTGATGATTTACAACATTATAACGGACATACAATTATTATGGTTAGCAGGTCGAATCAATGTTTGTACTTCTTTATTTGTAAAATTAACCCATTTTCTATTACTCTAATTAATATTTTCTTGAGCTTGTCTCCAATGGCTTTGGATTAAGGCTTCGCCTCAAACACATGTGACATTATGCCTAATAAAGCACTAGTGCAAAATACCACATCAACCACAACTTAATGGTTGTGTGTTTGTGTATTATTATTTTCCAGAAAATTTAATTATATATAGCCTTCACATGGGTAAGGAGCAGGGCAATCAGACTCGAGTCTGTCATTGCTGCCATTTCGGGATCCTCCACGTGAAAGGAGATTGTTTACGTCTTCACTAAGGAAGTTGCTACCAGCATTTGGCTAACTTCATTGAAGTATATTGTCGAGAGAGAGGTACCTACACCTATAAATGGAACAAAAAACAAAAGGAAGAAGGCCAGCTAAGCTATAAGTTCCTTTCAAGTTTCAACCATTAAATAACATACCATTCCAGCATCCCTACTGATCTCACATCTTCACCTCAAAAGTCGAATTTATCAATGTTCTCTTGTTTGTTCAAATTCTGATCTTAGGCCAACCAAACTGCGGTGCTTTCGCCCATAGAGAATAGGGAGCTGATACGTGTTTACCCCATTTGAAGGTCGTGCAGTCCAGAATTTAATAAAAATAGCACATGGTGAAGAATCATTCTTTTTTTCTCCATGTTGCTCAATTAATTCAATTCATATTCTCTACAAGTCTCATCGTGGCTCCACAAGTTCACCACCAACCAACACGTTGTTCACCCAATAAATTCGAGAGCTAACTGTAAACTTTGAGGCTTGTGCTAAAAGGAAAGGGAGTTTTGATAGAACTGAACAATAGAAGAAATGTGTGATGTTCTTTCAAGAAAACAATCAAATGTATTAGTGTAACGAACTGCTGTACAAAAGGTGTTGTCTCAACTATCTACATATCTCTCTCTCATTAACAGAGGGACCATTCCTAAAATCCCTAAAATTGTGATCCCTACGCCATAACTTTTATGTCACCAAATACTACAATTCCCCTTCCTCTCAAGCAGACAAACTCTGTAAGTGCCCCCATGTGGTTACAGCTCTGCACAAAGGTTCTTCCAAACTTCTCATCTCACCGAAATGTGCAAAACATCAAGAGACAATTCAAGGCACTGACTCTATacctcaaaaaacaaaaaaagccAATGCTTGAACCAACAAATCTCAGGAGTGTGCATCATCAGCATCAGAGTCACTCCCTGAAGAACTTCCTGAATCAGAATCTGCGCAAAAAAGTTATGTTCAATTAATCAAAGCCTTCCACTGGACTCATTTCAGAGCCAGAACAACAAAAAAAGATCATTTTTTGCAGTTGGAGTagcttatatatattatatatatttaccACTAGAAGAGGAGGAATCGCTGCTTGAGCTGCTGGAACTACTGGAGCTACTACTAGCATTATTATCACGATCCTGCCCACCACCACCACCTTCATCCTTGTCAATTTCCACAGGAGGAAAGTGAGTAGCTGGTTCATCATCCTCTATCTCTACATCATCCTCATCTCCAGTATCACCCCCCTTTTTGGGCTTTTTGAAGGAGTCATTTTTCTCGCTTGTACTAGGctgcaacaaacacaacaacaaatTTTATTAGCCATTCCATTACCAATCTGATAAATGCAACAAGGGACAGCATATGTATCAAATCAAAAGAATTAACAAAAATGCAATACTGCATTATTACCCCATCAGCCTCTGCAACGGATGTTGTTGTAGCAGCAGAAGCTGCAGCACTAGCGGATGGTGGTTGTCCCAAATTGTTAATCAATGCCTGCCTCTTAGTTTTGCTCACCATCTTCTTCCAATTGGTCACAAACCGATCAAGCTCCCATAGAGTCTCCGTGTCAAGGGCCTCAATGTCAAGCTCAATCTCGTCACCATCTTGGGCTAAATGCTCATTCCTCTTCCTTATAATCTGTACCAACTGCGGCATCTTCTCTTGCGGTAAACTTTGCAGCCCAACACCTAATTTATGCTTCTCCTCCATACTCATCTCTCTTTTATTCGGATCCTTCGCTCTCGGCTTTGGTTGCTTTCCCATAGGAGGCACTTTAGCAGCAACTGATGATTGAGGCTTTGCCGCTGGTGGTGCCCTCACTGGGGAAGGAGTTGACAATGGGGACTGCTGCAGCACCACTGGTGGATTGTCTGGTGGCTGCTGCACTGGCAAAGAGGGTGTTGAAGCACTCGAATGATTCTGCATCATTCGCTCCTGCTTCTTTGAAATGTGTGGGGCCGGAGTAAGCTTGGGTTTCTTCACTCTTTCCGGCGTAGGAATGTGATTCCAAGAACTCCCCTGCAACTCATCTATGGCATGAAAATCCCTCCTGCCGGTTCCGCCATCAAGCTTATTCAATTTATCCTGAATTGGTCTAAACATGTCCTCAAAACGTGCCAGGAGTTGCTCGGCAAACCCGTGAACTTGATCTGTTTTAGGATTATACAAAAGGGCATTATTGAAAGTAAGCCTCACATCAGCTGCGAATTCAAAAGGGGTAGGGTAAAAATTATTTATCAAATTGGATTTCACCGTCCCCAAATCCATGGGTCGCTTAATAATCTGGTGGTAATCATGAAGACCCATGGCTTTAGCATCTACAGGGGTATTGAAAATCCACCCACTTTTATGCTTCATCAGCTTTGCCAAAACTTGCCTACATTCCTTCATCATATTTTCCATTCCGATTATTCCCTtaacaccaccaccaccacccggATTGCCGAAATTTCTATTATCAACTCCATTGAGGAGCTTTTTCCGATCTTTACTAGATCCAGAAGGGGTGGGTCGTTTATTTCCAGATAACTTCTTGGACTTGCCGTGAGATCTGGGGTTGCTGGTGCTCAATTGACCCGATTCGATTCGATCTTTGAGATTTCGGATCTGTTCCAGCTCCGCCACCAGCCGACTCCGTAGCTCATGGAGCTCGGTTTTGTTGTACGAGGCAACGTTGTAGGTCATATATCCTCCAAGATTGAGGCCGTCAACGTTGGTACTTGATTCAATCGGCCGTTGATTAAACGAATAGGCATCATCTGACGCGGTTTGCGTCACGGCCGGCGATTCATCGTTGTGACGACCGTTAGATGCGTGATGAAATTGCTTCTGCTTTTTCTTAGGGTTAGGGTTAGAGTTAGGGTTCAGATGTGTATGAGAATAAGGGGTTTTCCCCATGAATCCACCGCCGGCACCACCAGACTGAGCCCAGCTAGATTCATTCCGGCTTGCTAAGACGGCGGATGCCATGAATTGCACCGGCACAGGTGGAATTGATCGTTATCAGGTGGTGTTGAAATCATGAAATTGAAAGGGACGTGATGGCCACGCGCCCGCCGGAATCAAACAAAGTATCTCCGATTACCACCTCCCGGCGACGATTaacaaaaaaaggagaaaaaaaatctTTTAAATATTGGAACCCAATTGGAAGGCAAGGGTTTGAAGGGATTGAGCGAGGAATGAGAGGGGGAGGGCATCGCTTCTTAAAGGCGATGAGATCTACCCGTTCGGAGTTCGGGCAGTATTTAAACCGTGGATCATGTCCAGACTGCTGATCGAACGGTGAAAATTAATTTGTTTGCTGTCTGAAAAACTGACCGTGACAATCTGGCATGAACGGGTGAGATTGGAGGTGTTAGACACGTGGCGGATAGATCAGGTTTCAGTTGGGAAGGGTTTAAATAGAGctggtttttttatttttagaaattcTAAAATTGAATGATAGGAAAAGGGAAAGAGAGGGTGGCGTTGTAGTTCGGGTTTGTTTAGAGTTTGAAGTGAATTTGGGTCGCATGTGTCCTGAATTTAGGGTTTTTGAGGAGGTGGGGACCACAAAAGGGAAAATTAGGAAGGGGGGTGGGTGGGTGACTGACGTGGAAGGGATGAAGTCGTGAAAGAGAAGCAAAACGCGCACAGGGCATGTGTAAAAGTGTTGACGTGTCAGGAAGATCCTGTCAAAACAATGGAAGCTTTGTTTTAATGTTGTAATGTAAATGTGCTCATGAACGTTTAAAAAGCCTAATGTGTAGGTGGCGTCACATTCTTTATATATAAAGCATCCCCCACCAACCCCCTACTCACAACCCCCTACTCACAACCCCCACGGCTATCTCTTTTCCCTAGAACCTTCTAATATCATTACAAAAATTTAGTAGTACAAATTTACAATTCCAGATCCAATGTTTTTTCTGCATCTCCGGCTACTTCTTTCTCTGCAAATTCCCAAAACCAATTTCTGAGGGTTTTTTTTCCGATGGGGAATCTCTTTGCATGAAGCTTATTAGATCTGTGTTCCGGCAGTTTTCTCACGAAATCAGATCAGATCCGGCTAGCCGGCGGCAAGGGTACGTGAAGGACTCGTCGGATTTTATGTCCGCCGGCGAGGTAGATTAGTTAGGTGTTTGTTTTGGTTGCAGGCGGCGTTGTTTGTGGGTCCAATTTTGATATTCAAAAAAATTAGGTTAAGCTGTTTAGCTGGGCCTGGGCCTGGGCCTGTTGTTTGGGCGGAGCAGCCCAAACTCTTGTCAGTCTCGTGATTGACAGCTGGTGGTTACTGGTCCGCTTTGTAAGGTCCAAACATGTGTGAAAATGAATAGCTGCCCTGCATCTTAGGTTGCGGTTGGACCAAAACGATTTCGTGTTAGTTTTGTGAAAATATCATTAGCGTTAGTTTTTTTCGTTGAAAAATTCTTCTTCTACTGAATACATTcacaaaatttaaaagtacttttttcgatcttttttttttcatttgttttCAGAAGTTGTCCTGCGAGTTTAGAATTTGCAGGAATCAGTTTTTTTAAGGTTTGGTTTGCAAACTGTTTCTGCAAAAacactttttcaaaatttcaaacgAAATGGCATCTtattatcaaaaaagaaaaaaaacagtaTTGTATAGACTAAAAGTAATAGACATGTCTAAGCTTAGTAAGGGAAAAAAAGGCACATATTGATGGAGTTCTTATGTCAGTGTTTATCTTTTTAATTTAAGAATGGGGATTATAGGTGTAAATTTTATAATTGCACATATGTTTTTGTTACCTGAAAATATTTTACTATTCCCTTGGATTTTTAGGATTCTTTGCGTCTTTTGTCACATTTCAAACATCCAATATTAGTGATTTGTTTTCTAAGACACGCGGTCAATATTGAGTCCTCTATGACTTCACACACAATTTAATGGACTTGCATCATATATAATATAACAGAAATTAGTCCCCCACGCCCTTCACACGGTTTTAcaccattttaatttattttttaatgttTTCTGGCAACATTAGCTTTATGTTTAAACTATTATATTGCTAAAATTTTATGCGCGTCTGCATGGATTAAATTGCTCGACACATGTAACACTAAAT contains:
- the LOC104094443 gene encoding transcription factor GTE7-like, with protein sequence MASAVLASRNESSWAQSGGAGGGFMGKTPYSHTHLNPNSNPNPKKKQKQFHHASNGRHNDESPAVTQTASDDAYSFNQRPIESSTNVDGLNLGGYMTYNVASYNKTELHELRSRLVAELEQIRNLKDRIESGQLSTSNPRSHGKSKKLSGNKRPTPSGSSKDRKKLLNGVDNRNFGNPGGGGGVKGIIGMENMMKECRQVLAKLMKHKSGWIFNTPVDAKAMGLHDYHQIIKRPMDLGTVKSNLINNFYPTPFEFAADVRLTFNNALLYNPKTDQVHGFAEQLLARFEDMFRPIQDKLNKLDGGTGRRDFHAIDELQGSSWNHIPTPERVKKPKLTPAPHISKKQERMMQNHSSASTPSLPVQQPPDNPPVVLQQSPLSTPSPVRAPPAAKPQSSVAAKVPPMGKQPKPRAKDPNKREMSMEEKHKLGVGLQSLPQEKMPQLVQIIRKRNEHLAQDGDEIELDIEALDTETLWELDRFVTNWKKMVSKTKRQALINNLGQPPSASAAASAATTTSVAEADGPSTSEKNDSFKKPKKGGDTGDEDDVEIEDDEPATHFPPVEIDKDEGGGGGQDRDNNASSSSSSSSSSSSDSSSSSDSDSGSSSGSDSDADDAHS